The Syngnathus typhle isolate RoL2023-S1 ecotype Sweden linkage group LG11, RoL_Styp_1.0, whole genome shotgun sequence genome contains a region encoding:
- the LOC133162530 gene encoding histone deacetylase 7-like isoform X3 yields the protein MKPVVSMKYNAAYEERHLLEPSEVDFGLEWFAQLTCMRHQFSSTVDAISKGLSLPESGGRSMDLSVSQRVIHPGRDSAMLAPNRPLFLGPFSSQHFSQFPYQQLQYNAEQRQREMEAEKQEELQQLIRKSKNEQSAVASPLVRQKLREHIIMKSQPSHDRVTPKHASPTPGYAQPLPDMSPKSQPSPGDIHSKELRRTVSEPTLKWKLKKLISTRPNPLQRKISAPPAVKHRTETRDSSPGSTPASDRSSPNDGFHSENGALPLAHEAQKLLLKDGRLANFTLPTNPTARPNITAGLPAQVDLRVARTLAVSALPQVYLPLDGSFPGQARGLQPVVILDPHTGLVHSQLISYQGLSPPALQQRPHLTSPTRKEGLTAFPSHKPLERTRSEPPPYSHAVPLPLHASLQCHTQQCHKSGLERFKLNSLLRKIPSEDMDLEEIGSESGSMCGSEPSSVSEDSYLRRQSSASADSVYDTESTTSSRESLIENSHSVGQRQLVHRPAFHVDSPNVPILMWPHQPLVRTQSSPASTSLPPLHNASTSVPASLSSPAPDVKLHFTTGIVYDAQMQKHQCTCGDNSSHPEHPGRVQSIWSRLNERGLRSKCEHLRSRKATLEELQSVHSEKHVLRYGTNPLHRLKLDNPKLARILAQRVFVMLPCGGAGVDNDTIWNELHTAAAARIAAGCVIDLAQKVAQGELKNGFAVVRPPGHHATHSSPLGYCFFNSVAIAAKQLQQKVNVGKILIVDWDVHHGNGTQEAFYNDPSVLYISLHRYDNGNFFPGSGHPNEVGAGVGEGFNVNIGWTGGLNPPMGDAEYLAAFSTCSNVLESGGEVPGGCTGASREVDMTMFNHLGHSLRKTNSELYSSHIISITIH from the exons ATGAAGCCGGTTGTGAGCATGAAATACAACGCTGCTTATGAGGAGAGACATTTACTGGAACCTTCCGAGGTTGACTTTGGACTGGAGTGGTTCGCTCAGTTGACTTGCATGCGGCATCAATTCTCATCCACTG TGGATGCCATCAGCAAAGGTCTTTCACTACCCGAAAGTGGGGGCCGGTCCATGGACCTAAGCGTCTCCCAGAGGGTAATTCATCCAGGCCGAGATTCGGCTATGCTGGCGCCCAACCGTCCCTTATTCCTGGGACCATTTAGCTCTCAGCACTTCTCCCAGTTTCCTTACCAACAGTTGCAG TACAACGCCGAACAAAGGCAAAGAGAGATGGAGGCTGAGAAGCAAGAAGAGCTCCAGCAGCTAATACGAAAGAGTAAAAACGAACAAA GTGCCGTTGCCAGTCCACTGGTGAGGCAGAAACTCAGAGAGCACATCATTATGAAGAGCCAGCCCAGCCATGACAGGGTCACCCCCAAACACGCCAGTCCTACACCAGGATACGC GCAACCACTTCCAGACATGTCCCCAAAGTCTCAGCCGTCCCCTGGTGACATCCATAGTAAGGAACTGCGGAGAACAG TGTCTGAGCCAACACTGAAGTGGAAGTTAAAGAAGCTCATCAGCACAAGACCAAATCCATTGCAGAGAAAGATCAGTGCCCCTCCTGCTGTCAAGCACAGGACAGAAACTCGAG ACTCTTCACCCGGCAGCACCCCAGCATCAGATCGTAGCTCTCCCAATGACGGCTTCCATTCAGAGAATGGAGCCCTCCCGCTTGCTCACGAG GCACAAAAGCTTCTGCTGAAAGATGGTCGATTGGCCAATTTCACCCTGCCCACCAACCCGACTGCCCGGCCTAATATCACTGCAGGACTTCCTGCGCAG GTGGACCTGCGAGTAGCCAGAACTTTGGCAGTATCAGCTCTGCCTCAAGTCTACTTACCCCTCGATGGAAGTTTTCCAGGCCAGGCTCGCGGCCTGCAGCCTGTAGTCATACTGGACCCGCATACTGGGCTTGTGCACTCGCAACTCATCTCCT ATCAAGGTTTGAGTCCTCCAGCTCTTCAACAGCGACCTCACTTGACCTCTCCTACAAGAAAGGAAGGCCTCACCGCCTTTCCCTCCCACAAACCCTTGGAGAGAACACGCTCCGAACCGCCGCCCTACAGTCACGCCGTGCCCCTTCCTCTGCACGCCAGCCTTCAGTGTCACACTCAGCAATGCCACAAAAGTGGGCTGGAGAGGTTTAAGTTGAATTCCCTTCTGAGAAAG ATCCCATCAGAGGACATGGACCTGGAGGAAATCGGATCAGAGTCCGGATCCATGTGCGGCTCAGAACCGAGCTCGGTTTCCGAGGACAGCTACCTCAGAAGGCAGAGCTCTGCCAGTGCAGACTCCGTTTATGACACCGAGTCCACCACCTCCTCACGGGAAAGCCTGATTGAAAACTCGCATTCTGTCGGTCAG AGGCAGTTGGTCCATCGTCCAGCATTTCACGTGGACTCGCCTAATGTGCCTATCCTGATGTGGCCTCACCAGCCTTTAGTCCGAACCCAGTCGTCCCCAGCCTCAACCTCCCTGCCACCTCTTCACAATGCATCCACAAGCGTGCCCGCTTCTCTGTCCAGTCCTGCTCCAGATGTCAAGCTGCACTTCACCACTG gtataGTTTATGATGCTCAGATGCAAAAGCACCAGTGCACCTGCGGGGACAACAGCAGCCACCCCGAGCATCCCGGGAGGGTCCAAAGCATTTGGTCCCGACTGAACGAAAGAGGTCTGCGAAGCAAATGTGAA CATCTCCGAAGTAGGAAGGCCACTTTAGAAGAGCTGCAGTCAGTCCATTCAGAAAAACATGTGCTTCGCTACGGCACCAACCCGCTGCACCGCCTTAAGCTAGACAACCCCAAGTTGGCTC GAATCTTGGCTCAACGTGTATTTGTCATGTTACCATGCGGAGGAGCGGGG GTTGATAATGACACAATCTGGAATGAGCTTCACACGGCAGCAGCGGCTCGTATTGCTGCCGGCTGTGTCATCGACCTGGCGCAGAAAGTGGCGCAAGGAGAGCTGAAG AATGGATTTGCAGTGGTGAGGCCGCCCGGGCACCATGCCACACATTCCTCCCCTCT GGGTTACTGTTTCTTCAACTCAGTGGCCATTGCTGCTAAGCAACTCCAACAGAAAGTCAATGTCGGCAAAATCCTCATTGTGGACTGG GATGTTCACCATGGCAACGGTACCCAGGAAGCCTTTTACAATGACCCGAGCGTCCTGTACATCTCGCTACATCGCTACGATAACGGCAACTTTTTCCCTGGTAGTGGACATCCTAATGAG GTTGGTGCAGGGGTGGGCGAAGGTTTCAATGTGAACATTGGCTGGACAGGTGGTTTGAACCCTCCCATGGGTGATGCAGAGTACCTGGCTGCATTCAg TACTTGCAGTAACGTTCTGGAGTCGGGGGGTGAGGTTCCTGGTGGCTGTACCGGAGCCTCAAGGGAAGTTGACATGACAATGTTTAACCACTTGGGCCATTCTTTACGCAAAACAAATTCAGAGTTGTACTCCTCCCACATTATTTCCATTACTATACATTAA
- the LOC133162530 gene encoding histone deacetylase 7-like isoform X1, with the protein MKPVVSMKYNAAYEERHLLEPSEVDFGLEWFAQLTCMRHQFSSTVDAISKGLSLPESGGRSMDLSVSQRVIHPGRDSAMLAPNRPLFLGPFSSQHFSQFPYQQLQYNAEQRQREMEAEKQEELQQLIRKSKNEQSAVASPLVRQKLREHIIMKSQPSHDRVTPKHASPTPGYAQPLPDMSPKSQPSPGDIHSKELRRTVSEPTLKWKLKKLISTRPNPLQRKISAPPAVKHRTETRDSSPGSTPASDRSSPNDGFHSENGALPLAHEAQKLLLKDGRLANFTLPTNPTARPNITAGLPAQVDLRVARTLAVSALPQVYLPLDGSFPGQARGLQPVVILDPHTGLVHSQLISYQGLSPPALQQRPHLTSPTRKEGLTAFPSHKPLERTRSEPPPYSHAVPLPLHASLQCHTQQCHKSGLERFKLNSLLRKIPSEDMDLEEIGSESGSMCGSEPSSVSEDSYLRRQSSASADSVYDTESTTSSRESLIENSHSVGQRQLVHRPAFHVDSPNVPILMWPHQPLVRTQSSPASTSLPPLHNASTSVPASLSSPAPDVKLHFTTGIVYDAQMQKHQCTCGDNSSHPEHPGRVQSIWSRLNERGLRSKCEHLRSRKATLEELQSVHSEKHVLRYGTNPLHRLKLDNPKLARILAQRVFVMLPCGGAGVDNDTIWNELHTAAAARIAAGCVIDLAQKVAQGELKNGFAVVRPPGHHATHSSPLGYCFFNSVAIAAKQLQQKVNVGKILIVDWDVHHGNGTQEAFYNDPSVLYISLHRYDNGNFFPGSGHPNEVGAGVGEGFNVNIGWTGGLNPPMGDAEYLAAFRTVVMPIAHEFSPDVVLVSAGFDAVEGHSSPLGGYKVTAKCFGFLTRQLMSLAGGRVVLALEGGQDLKAICDASEACVSALLGMEVEPLSQSVLDQKPCDNAVHSLLSVIQVQGDYWQSVKDSAATVELSYLQAQRRWLRRDSDSDAVDAIASLSMGASDRKNAAKTPEKSHST; encoded by the exons ATGAAGCCGGTTGTGAGCATGAAATACAACGCTGCTTATGAGGAGAGACATTTACTGGAACCTTCCGAGGTTGACTTTGGACTGGAGTGGTTCGCTCAGTTGACTTGCATGCGGCATCAATTCTCATCCACTG TGGATGCCATCAGCAAAGGTCTTTCACTACCCGAAAGTGGGGGCCGGTCCATGGACCTAAGCGTCTCCCAGAGGGTAATTCATCCAGGCCGAGATTCGGCTATGCTGGCGCCCAACCGTCCCTTATTCCTGGGACCATTTAGCTCTCAGCACTTCTCCCAGTTTCCTTACCAACAGTTGCAG TACAACGCCGAACAAAGGCAAAGAGAGATGGAGGCTGAGAAGCAAGAAGAGCTCCAGCAGCTAATACGAAAGAGTAAAAACGAACAAA GTGCCGTTGCCAGTCCACTGGTGAGGCAGAAACTCAGAGAGCACATCATTATGAAGAGCCAGCCCAGCCATGACAGGGTCACCCCCAAACACGCCAGTCCTACACCAGGATACGC GCAACCACTTCCAGACATGTCCCCAAAGTCTCAGCCGTCCCCTGGTGACATCCATAGTAAGGAACTGCGGAGAACAG TGTCTGAGCCAACACTGAAGTGGAAGTTAAAGAAGCTCATCAGCACAAGACCAAATCCATTGCAGAGAAAGATCAGTGCCCCTCCTGCTGTCAAGCACAGGACAGAAACTCGAG ACTCTTCACCCGGCAGCACCCCAGCATCAGATCGTAGCTCTCCCAATGACGGCTTCCATTCAGAGAATGGAGCCCTCCCGCTTGCTCACGAG GCACAAAAGCTTCTGCTGAAAGATGGTCGATTGGCCAATTTCACCCTGCCCACCAACCCGACTGCCCGGCCTAATATCACTGCAGGACTTCCTGCGCAG GTGGACCTGCGAGTAGCCAGAACTTTGGCAGTATCAGCTCTGCCTCAAGTCTACTTACCCCTCGATGGAAGTTTTCCAGGCCAGGCTCGCGGCCTGCAGCCTGTAGTCATACTGGACCCGCATACTGGGCTTGTGCACTCGCAACTCATCTCCT ATCAAGGTTTGAGTCCTCCAGCTCTTCAACAGCGACCTCACTTGACCTCTCCTACAAGAAAGGAAGGCCTCACCGCCTTTCCCTCCCACAAACCCTTGGAGAGAACACGCTCCGAACCGCCGCCCTACAGTCACGCCGTGCCCCTTCCTCTGCACGCCAGCCTTCAGTGTCACACTCAGCAATGCCACAAAAGTGGGCTGGAGAGGTTTAAGTTGAATTCCCTTCTGAGAAAG ATCCCATCAGAGGACATGGACCTGGAGGAAATCGGATCAGAGTCCGGATCCATGTGCGGCTCAGAACCGAGCTCGGTTTCCGAGGACAGCTACCTCAGAAGGCAGAGCTCTGCCAGTGCAGACTCCGTTTATGACACCGAGTCCACCACCTCCTCACGGGAAAGCCTGATTGAAAACTCGCATTCTGTCGGTCAG AGGCAGTTGGTCCATCGTCCAGCATTTCACGTGGACTCGCCTAATGTGCCTATCCTGATGTGGCCTCACCAGCCTTTAGTCCGAACCCAGTCGTCCCCAGCCTCAACCTCCCTGCCACCTCTTCACAATGCATCCACAAGCGTGCCCGCTTCTCTGTCCAGTCCTGCTCCAGATGTCAAGCTGCACTTCACCACTG gtataGTTTATGATGCTCAGATGCAAAAGCACCAGTGCACCTGCGGGGACAACAGCAGCCACCCCGAGCATCCCGGGAGGGTCCAAAGCATTTGGTCCCGACTGAACGAAAGAGGTCTGCGAAGCAAATGTGAA CATCTCCGAAGTAGGAAGGCCACTTTAGAAGAGCTGCAGTCAGTCCATTCAGAAAAACATGTGCTTCGCTACGGCACCAACCCGCTGCACCGCCTTAAGCTAGACAACCCCAAGTTGGCTC GAATCTTGGCTCAACGTGTATTTGTCATGTTACCATGCGGAGGAGCGGGG GTTGATAATGACACAATCTGGAATGAGCTTCACACGGCAGCAGCGGCTCGTATTGCTGCCGGCTGTGTCATCGACCTGGCGCAGAAAGTGGCGCAAGGAGAGCTGAAG AATGGATTTGCAGTGGTGAGGCCGCCCGGGCACCATGCCACACATTCCTCCCCTCT GGGTTACTGTTTCTTCAACTCAGTGGCCATTGCTGCTAAGCAACTCCAACAGAAAGTCAATGTCGGCAAAATCCTCATTGTGGACTGG GATGTTCACCATGGCAACGGTACCCAGGAAGCCTTTTACAATGACCCGAGCGTCCTGTACATCTCGCTACATCGCTACGATAACGGCAACTTTTTCCCTGGTAGTGGACATCCTAATGAG GTTGGTGCAGGGGTGGGCGAAGGTTTCAATGTGAACATTGGCTGGACAGGTGGTTTGAACCCTCCCATGGGTGATGCAGAGTACCTGGCTGCATTCAg AACGGTAGTGATGCCCATCGCCCACGAGTTTTCACCTGACGTGGTGCTGGTCTCGGCCGGATTCGATGCAGTCGAAGGCCATTCGTCGCCGCTGGGAGGCTACAAAGTCACGGCCAAGT GTTTTGGGTTCCTTACTCGACAGCTGATGTCACTAGCCGGGGGTCGCGTTGTTCTGGCTCTGGAGGGGGGGCAAGACCTCAAGGCCATCTGCGATGCCTCTGAAGCCTGCGTCAGCGCCTTGCTGGGAATGGAG GTGGAACCTTTGTCCCAGTCCGTGTTGGACCAAAAGCCCTGCGACAACGCTGTACACTCACTACTGAGTGTAATCCAGGTTCAAG GTGACTACTGGCAGAGCGTGAAGGACTCGGCGGCCACAGTGGAGCTGTCCTACCTGCAGGCCCAGAGGCGGTGGCTGAGACGAGACTCGGACAGCGACGCCGTCGATGCCATCGCCTCGCTTTCCATGGGAGCTTCTGACAG GAAAAATGCAGCCAAAACGCCAGAGAAAAGTCATTCTACATGA
- the LOC133162530 gene encoding histone deacetylase 7-like isoform X2 has protein sequence MDLSVSQRVIHPGRDSAMLAPNRPLFLGPFSSQHFSQFPYQQLQYNAEQRQREMEAEKQEELQQLIRKSKNEQSAVASPLVRQKLREHIIMKSQPSHDRVTPKHASPTPGYAQPLPDMSPKSQPSPGDIHSKELRRTVSEPTLKWKLKKLISTRPNPLQRKISAPPAVKHRTETRDSSPGSTPASDRSSPNDGFHSENGALPLAHEAQKLLLKDGRLANFTLPTNPTARPNITAGLPAQVDLRVARTLAVSALPQVYLPLDGSFPGQARGLQPVVILDPHTGLVHSQLISYQGLSPPALQQRPHLTSPTRKEGLTAFPSHKPLERTRSEPPPYSHAVPLPLHASLQCHTQQCHKSGLERFKLNSLLRKIPSEDMDLEEIGSESGSMCGSEPSSVSEDSYLRRQSSASADSVYDTESTTSSRESLIENSHSVGQRQLVHRPAFHVDSPNVPILMWPHQPLVRTQSSPASTSLPPLHNASTSVPASLSSPAPDVKLHFTTGIVYDAQMQKHQCTCGDNSSHPEHPGRVQSIWSRLNERGLRSKCEHLRSRKATLEELQSVHSEKHVLRYGTNPLHRLKLDNPKLARILAQRVFVMLPCGGAGVDNDTIWNELHTAAAARIAAGCVIDLAQKVAQGELKNGFAVVRPPGHHATHSSPLGYCFFNSVAIAAKQLQQKVNVGKILIVDWDVHHGNGTQEAFYNDPSVLYISLHRYDNGNFFPGSGHPNEVGAGVGEGFNVNIGWTGGLNPPMGDAEYLAAFRTVVMPIAHEFSPDVVLVSAGFDAVEGHSSPLGGYKVTAKCFGFLTRQLMSLAGGRVVLALEGGQDLKAICDASEACVSALLGMEVEPLSQSVLDQKPCDNAVHSLLSVIQVQGDYWQSVKDSAATVELSYLQAQRRWLRRDSDSDAVDAIASLSMGASDRKNAAKTPEKSHST, from the exons ATGGACCTAAGCGTCTCCCAGAGGGTAATTCATCCAGGCCGAGATTCGGCTATGCTGGCGCCCAACCGTCCCTTATTCCTGGGACCATTTAGCTCTCAGCACTTCTCCCAGTTTCCTTACCAACAGTTGCAG TACAACGCCGAACAAAGGCAAAGAGAGATGGAGGCTGAGAAGCAAGAAGAGCTCCAGCAGCTAATACGAAAGAGTAAAAACGAACAAA GTGCCGTTGCCAGTCCACTGGTGAGGCAGAAACTCAGAGAGCACATCATTATGAAGAGCCAGCCCAGCCATGACAGGGTCACCCCCAAACACGCCAGTCCTACACCAGGATACGC GCAACCACTTCCAGACATGTCCCCAAAGTCTCAGCCGTCCCCTGGTGACATCCATAGTAAGGAACTGCGGAGAACAG TGTCTGAGCCAACACTGAAGTGGAAGTTAAAGAAGCTCATCAGCACAAGACCAAATCCATTGCAGAGAAAGATCAGTGCCCCTCCTGCTGTCAAGCACAGGACAGAAACTCGAG ACTCTTCACCCGGCAGCACCCCAGCATCAGATCGTAGCTCTCCCAATGACGGCTTCCATTCAGAGAATGGAGCCCTCCCGCTTGCTCACGAG GCACAAAAGCTTCTGCTGAAAGATGGTCGATTGGCCAATTTCACCCTGCCCACCAACCCGACTGCCCGGCCTAATATCACTGCAGGACTTCCTGCGCAG GTGGACCTGCGAGTAGCCAGAACTTTGGCAGTATCAGCTCTGCCTCAAGTCTACTTACCCCTCGATGGAAGTTTTCCAGGCCAGGCTCGCGGCCTGCAGCCTGTAGTCATACTGGACCCGCATACTGGGCTTGTGCACTCGCAACTCATCTCCT ATCAAGGTTTGAGTCCTCCAGCTCTTCAACAGCGACCTCACTTGACCTCTCCTACAAGAAAGGAAGGCCTCACCGCCTTTCCCTCCCACAAACCCTTGGAGAGAACACGCTCCGAACCGCCGCCCTACAGTCACGCCGTGCCCCTTCCTCTGCACGCCAGCCTTCAGTGTCACACTCAGCAATGCCACAAAAGTGGGCTGGAGAGGTTTAAGTTGAATTCCCTTCTGAGAAAG ATCCCATCAGAGGACATGGACCTGGAGGAAATCGGATCAGAGTCCGGATCCATGTGCGGCTCAGAACCGAGCTCGGTTTCCGAGGACAGCTACCTCAGAAGGCAGAGCTCTGCCAGTGCAGACTCCGTTTATGACACCGAGTCCACCACCTCCTCACGGGAAAGCCTGATTGAAAACTCGCATTCTGTCGGTCAG AGGCAGTTGGTCCATCGTCCAGCATTTCACGTGGACTCGCCTAATGTGCCTATCCTGATGTGGCCTCACCAGCCTTTAGTCCGAACCCAGTCGTCCCCAGCCTCAACCTCCCTGCCACCTCTTCACAATGCATCCACAAGCGTGCCCGCTTCTCTGTCCAGTCCTGCTCCAGATGTCAAGCTGCACTTCACCACTG gtataGTTTATGATGCTCAGATGCAAAAGCACCAGTGCACCTGCGGGGACAACAGCAGCCACCCCGAGCATCCCGGGAGGGTCCAAAGCATTTGGTCCCGACTGAACGAAAGAGGTCTGCGAAGCAAATGTGAA CATCTCCGAAGTAGGAAGGCCACTTTAGAAGAGCTGCAGTCAGTCCATTCAGAAAAACATGTGCTTCGCTACGGCACCAACCCGCTGCACCGCCTTAAGCTAGACAACCCCAAGTTGGCTC GAATCTTGGCTCAACGTGTATTTGTCATGTTACCATGCGGAGGAGCGGGG GTTGATAATGACACAATCTGGAATGAGCTTCACACGGCAGCAGCGGCTCGTATTGCTGCCGGCTGTGTCATCGACCTGGCGCAGAAAGTGGCGCAAGGAGAGCTGAAG AATGGATTTGCAGTGGTGAGGCCGCCCGGGCACCATGCCACACATTCCTCCCCTCT GGGTTACTGTTTCTTCAACTCAGTGGCCATTGCTGCTAAGCAACTCCAACAGAAAGTCAATGTCGGCAAAATCCTCATTGTGGACTGG GATGTTCACCATGGCAACGGTACCCAGGAAGCCTTTTACAATGACCCGAGCGTCCTGTACATCTCGCTACATCGCTACGATAACGGCAACTTTTTCCCTGGTAGTGGACATCCTAATGAG GTTGGTGCAGGGGTGGGCGAAGGTTTCAATGTGAACATTGGCTGGACAGGTGGTTTGAACCCTCCCATGGGTGATGCAGAGTACCTGGCTGCATTCAg AACGGTAGTGATGCCCATCGCCCACGAGTTTTCACCTGACGTGGTGCTGGTCTCGGCCGGATTCGATGCAGTCGAAGGCCATTCGTCGCCGCTGGGAGGCTACAAAGTCACGGCCAAGT GTTTTGGGTTCCTTACTCGACAGCTGATGTCACTAGCCGGGGGTCGCGTTGTTCTGGCTCTGGAGGGGGGGCAAGACCTCAAGGCCATCTGCGATGCCTCTGAAGCCTGCGTCAGCGCCTTGCTGGGAATGGAG GTGGAACCTTTGTCCCAGTCCGTGTTGGACCAAAAGCCCTGCGACAACGCTGTACACTCACTACTGAGTGTAATCCAGGTTCAAG GTGACTACTGGCAGAGCGTGAAGGACTCGGCGGCCACAGTGGAGCTGTCCTACCTGCAGGCCCAGAGGCGGTGGCTGAGACGAGACTCGGACAGCGACGCCGTCGATGCCATCGCCTCGCTTTCCATGGGAGCTTCTGACAG GAAAAATGCAGCCAAAACGCCAGAGAAAAGTCATTCTACATGA